A window of Taeniopygia guttata chromosome 14, bTaeGut7.mat, whole genome shotgun sequence contains these coding sequences:
- the B9D1 gene encoding B9 domain-containing protein 1, whose translation MAAPSVFLLAVSGEIESGEFPGFDDLYCKFSFVYGQDWVPTAGLEEGISQITSKSSVSPTTLVWNFPIDITFKSTNPFGWPQIVLSVYGPDFFGHDVVRGYGAVHVPFVPGRHKRTIAMFVPESTSRLQQLTSWFTGRRPEFTDPRVVARGEGREVTRVRSQGFVTVTFNVMTKDLHKLGYDVGQGPQGLHQA comes from the exons ATGGCGGCGCCCAGCGTGTTCCTGCTGGCCGTGAGCGGCGAGATCGAGAGCGGAGAG TTCCCGGGATTCGATGACCTCTACTGCAAATTCTCCTTTGTCTACGGCCAGGACTGGGTCCCCACGGCG ggcctggaggagggaATCTCCCAGATCACCTCCAAGAGCAGCGTCTCACCCACCACGCTGGTCTGGAACTTCCCCATCGACATCACCTTCAAGAGCACCAACCCCTTCGGCT GGCCACAGATCGTGCTCAGTGTCTACGGGCCGGACTTCTTTGGCCACGATGTTGTCAGAGGTTACGGAGCCGTGCACGTGCCCTTCGTGCCAGGCAG GCACAAAAGAACCATTGCCATGTTCGTCCCAGAGTCCacctccaggctgcagcagctcacaaG cTGGTTCACGGGGAGACGCCCGGAGTTCACAGACCCCAGGGTGGTGGCACGGGGTGAAGGCCGGGAAG tgACCCGGGTGCGCTCCCAGGGCTTCGTCACCGTCACCTTCAACGTGATGACCAAAGACCTGCACAAGTTGGGCTACGACGTGGGCCAGGGGCCACAGGGGCTGCACCAGGCCTGA